One genomic region from Vannielia litorea encodes:
- the atpD gene encoding F0F1 ATP synthase subunit beta, producing the protein MANAKGKVTQVIGAVVDVQFDDALPEILNALETENNGKKLVLEVAQHLGENTVRTIAMDATEGLVRGQAVTDTGDAIQVPVGNATLGRILNVIGEPVDEKGPVDASETRAIHQPAPEFDEQSTESEVLVTGIKVIDLLAPYAKGGKIGLFGGAGVGKTVLIMELINNIAKVHSGYSVFAGVGERTREGNDLYHEMIESNVIKPDNLEDSQVALVYGQMNEPPGARARVALTGLTLAEQFRDQSGTDVLFFVDNIFRFTQAGSEVSALLGRIPSAVGYQPTLATDMGAMQERITSTKQGSITSIQAVYVPADDLTDPAPATTFAHLDATTVLSRAISELGIYPAVDPLDSSSRLMDPSVLGEEHYKVARDVQGILQRYKSLQDIIAILGMDELSEEDKLTVARARKIQRFLSQPFDVAKVFTGSDGVQVPLEDTISSFKAVVAGEYDHLPEGAFYMVGGIEEVKAKAQKMAAEAA; encoded by the coding sequence ATGGCAAACGCAAAAGGCAAAGTGACCCAGGTCATCGGCGCCGTCGTGGACGTGCAGTTCGACGACGCCCTGCCCGAGATCCTGAACGCGCTTGAAACCGAAAACAACGGCAAGAAGCTGGTGCTCGAAGTGGCCCAGCACCTTGGCGAGAACACCGTGCGCACGATCGCCATGGACGCGACCGAAGGTCTCGTGCGTGGTCAGGCCGTGACCGACACCGGTGACGCGATCCAGGTTCCGGTGGGCAACGCCACCCTGGGCCGGATCCTCAACGTGATCGGCGAGCCGGTTGACGAAAAAGGCCCGGTGGACGCCAGCGAAACCCGCGCCATCCACCAGCCCGCACCCGAGTTCGACGAGCAGTCGACCGAATCCGAAGTGCTCGTGACCGGCATCAAGGTGATCGACCTGCTGGCCCCCTACGCGAAGGGCGGCAAGATCGGCCTCTTCGGCGGTGCCGGCGTGGGCAAGACCGTGCTCATCATGGAGCTGATCAACAACATCGCGAAGGTGCACTCGGGTTACTCCGTGTTCGCCGGTGTGGGCGAGCGGACCCGTGAGGGCAACGACCTCTACCACGAGATGATCGAATCCAACGTCATCAAGCCCGACAACCTCGAAGACTCCCAGGTGGCTCTGGTTTACGGCCAGATGAACGAGCCTCCGGGGGCCCGTGCCCGCGTGGCGCTGACCGGCCTGACGCTGGCCGAGCAGTTCCGCGACCAGTCGGGGACCGACGTGCTCTTCTTCGTCGACAACATCTTCCGCTTCACGCAGGCGGGTTCCGAGGTGTCGGCGCTTCTGGGCCGTATCCCCTCCGCTGTGGGCTACCAGCCGACGCTCGCGACCGACATGGGCGCGATGCAGGAGCGGATCACCTCGACCAAGCAGGGCTCGATCACCTCGATCCAGGCCGTGTACGTGCCCGCGGACGACCTTACCGACCCCGCGCCCGCCACGACCTTTGCCCACCTCGACGCAACCACCGTGCTGTCGCGCGCCATCTCCGAGCTGGGCATCTACCCGGCCGTGGACCCGCTCGACTCCTCCTCGCGCCTGATGGACCCCTCGGTTCTGGGTGAGGAGCACTACAAGGTGGCCCGCGACGTGCAGGGGATCCTGCAGCGCTACAAGTCGCTTCAGGACATCATCGCCATTCTCGGCATGGACGAACTCAGCGAAGAGGACAAACTGACCGTGGCCCGCGCCCGGAAGATCCAGCGCTTCCTCTCGCAGCCGTTCGACGTGGCCAAGGTGTTCACCGGTTCCGACGGCGTTCAGGTGCCGCTGGAAGACACCATCTCCTCCTTCAAGGCGGTTGTGGCCGGCGAGTACGACCACCTGCCCGAGGGCGCCTTCTACATGGTTGGCGGCATCGAAGAGGTGAAGGCCAAGGCCCAGAAAATGGCTGCCGAAGCCGCCTAA
- a CDS encoding F0F1 ATP synthase subunit gamma: MPSLKDLKNRIESVKSTRKITKAMQMVAAAKLRRAQEAAEAGRPYAERMNAVMAGLAGASAGSDSAPRLLAGTGDDKVHLLVVMTAERGLCGGFNSSIVKLARTRANELVKAGKEVKILTVGKKGREQLKRDLSSHFVGHVDLSGVKNLGYTDAQGVARDVLTRFDAGEFDVATIFYAEFQSVISQIPTAKQVIPADFEATEEAADEAATVYDYEPEEEAILADLLPRAVATQIFSALLENGASEQGARMSAMDNATRNAGEMIDKLTIQYNRSRQAVITNELIEIISGAEAL, translated from the coding sequence ATGCCGAGCCTCAAGGATCTTAAAAACAGGATCGAGAGTGTCAAAAGCACTCGGAAGATCACAAAGGCCATGCAGATGGTCGCGGCGGCCAAGCTCCGCCGCGCCCAGGAAGCTGCCGAAGCCGGGCGCCCCTATGCCGAGCGGATGAATGCCGTGATGGCCGGGCTGGCCGGGGCCTCTGCCGGGTCTGACTCCGCGCCGCGCCTTCTGGCCGGAACGGGCGACGACAAGGTGCATCTGCTGGTGGTCATGACCGCCGAGCGGGGCCTTTGCGGCGGCTTCAACAGCTCGATCGTCAAGCTCGCGCGCACCCGCGCGAACGAGTTGGTCAAAGCTGGCAAAGAGGTGAAAATCCTCACTGTCGGCAAGAAGGGCCGCGAACAGCTGAAGCGCGACCTGTCGAGCCATTTCGTCGGTCATGTGGACCTGAGCGGGGTGAAGAACCTCGGCTATACTGATGCACAGGGCGTTGCCCGCGACGTGCTCACCCGCTTCGACGCGGGCGAGTTCGACGTGGCCACGATCTTCTACGCCGAGTTCCAGAGCGTCATCAGCCAGATCCCGACGGCCAAGCAGGTCATCCCCGCCGATTTCGAGGCGACGGAAGAAGCTGCTGACGAAGCCGCGACGGTCTATGACTACGAGCCGGAAGAGGAGGCCATTCTGGCCGACCTGCTGCCGCGCGCCGTGGCCACGCAGATCTTCTCGGCGCTGCTCGAGAACGGCGCCTCTGAACAGGGTGCCCGGATGAGCGCCATGGACAACGCCACGCGCAACGCGGGCGAGATGATCGACAAGCTGACGATCCAGTACAACCGCAGCCGTCAGGCCGTGATCACCAACGAGCTGATCGAGATTATTTCGGGCGCCGAGGCGCTCTGA
- the atpA gene encoding F0F1 ATP synthase subunit alpha, whose protein sequence is MALQAAEISAILKDQIKNFGQEAEVAEVGRVLSVGDGIARVHGLDNIQAGEMVEFPGGIRGMALNLEIDNVGVVIFGSDRDIKEGDTVKRTKAIVDVPVGDAMLGRVVDALGAPVDGKGAIEAAERRVADVKAPGIIPRKSVHEPMATGLKSVDAMIPIGRGQRELIIGDRQTGKTAVALDAILNQKSYNDAAGDDESKKLYCIYVAVGQKRSTVAQLVKKLEETGAIEYTTIVAATASDPAPMQYLAPYTATSIAEFYRDNGRHALIIYDDLSKQAVSYRQMSLLLRRPPGREAYPGDVFYLHSRLLERSAKLNEDHGAGSLTALPIIETQGGDVSAFIPTNVISITDGQIFLETELFYQGIRPAVNTGLSVSRVGSSAQTKAMSSVAGPVKLSLAQYREMAAFAQFGSDLDAATQRLLNRGARLTELMKQPQYSPLTNAEIVCVIYAGTNGYLDKVAVSDVGRFEAGLLAHLRGKHEDLLADITNNDRKVKGELEDKIKAALDEFAKDFA, encoded by the coding sequence ATGGCTCTCCAAGCTGCGGAAATCTCCGCAATCCTCAAGGACCAGATCAAGAATTTTGGCCAGGAGGCCGAAGTTGCCGAAGTCGGCCGCGTGCTCTCCGTCGGTGACGGTATCGCCCGTGTGCACGGCCTCGACAACATCCAGGCCGGCGAGATGGTCGAATTCCCCGGTGGTATCCGCGGGATGGCGCTGAACCTCGAGATCGACAACGTCGGTGTCGTGATCTTCGGCTCCGACCGGGACATCAAGGAAGGCGACACCGTCAAGCGGACCAAGGCCATCGTGGACGTGCCCGTGGGCGACGCCATGCTCGGCCGCGTGGTTGACGCGCTGGGTGCTCCGGTTGACGGCAAAGGCGCCATCGAGGCCGCCGAGCGCCGCGTGGCCGACGTGAAGGCCCCCGGCATCATCCCCCGTAAATCGGTGCACGAGCCGATGGCGACCGGCCTCAAGTCGGTGGACGCGATGATCCCGATCGGCCGTGGCCAGCGCGAGCTGATCATTGGCGACCGTCAGACCGGCAAGACCGCTGTGGCGCTCGACGCGATCCTGAACCAGAAGAGCTACAACGACGCCGCCGGCGATGACGAGAGCAAGAAGCTCTACTGCATCTACGTGGCCGTGGGCCAGAAGCGCTCCACCGTTGCCCAGCTGGTGAAGAAGCTCGAAGAGACCGGCGCGATCGAATACACCACCATCGTGGCCGCGACCGCTTCGGACCCGGCGCCGATGCAGTATCTCGCCCCCTACACCGCGACCTCGATCGCCGAATTCTACCGCGACAACGGCCGCCATGCGCTGATCATCTACGATGACCTGTCCAAGCAGGCCGTGTCTTACCGCCAGATGTCGCTGCTGCTCCGCCGCCCGCCCGGGCGCGAAGCCTACCCCGGCGACGTGTTCTACCTGCACTCCCGCCTGCTCGAGCGTTCGGCCAAGCTGAACGAAGATCACGGCGCTGGCTCGCTGACCGCTCTGCCGATCATCGAAACCCAGGGCGGCGACGTTTCGGCCTTTATTCCGACCAACGTGATCTCGATCACCGACGGCCAGATCTTCCTTGAGACCGAACTGTTCTACCAGGGCATCCGCCCCGCCGTGAACACCGGCCTCTCGGTGTCGCGCGTTGGCTCCTCGGCCCAGACCAAAGCCATGTCTTCGGTCGCCGGTCCGGTGAAACTGTCGCTCGCTCAGTACCGCGAGATGGCCGCCTTCGCCCAGTTCGGCTCCGACCTCGACGCCGCCACCCAGCGCCTGCTGAACCGTGGTGCCCGTCTGACCGAGCTGATGAAGCAGCCGCAGTACTCGCCGCTGACCAACGCCGAGATCGTCTGCGTGATCTACGCTGGCACCAACGGCTACCTCGACAAGGTTGCCGTCTCCGACGTGGGCCGCTTCGAAGCCGGTCTGCTGGCCCACCTGCGCGGCAAGCACGAAGATCTCCTCGCCGACATCACCAACAACGACCGCAAGGTCAAAGGTGAGCTCGAGGACAAGATCAAGGCGGCTCTGGACGAATTCGCCAAAGATTTCGCTTAA
- a CDS encoding F0F1 ATP synthase subunit delta, giving the protein MSETASISASIAARYASALFDLAKSDKKLKALESDAETLGAALDESEDFRDLISNPVYTRAQQEAGVTAVAKKMGLDGLTGSTLGLMAQKRRLFALPQLVKALKAMIAEEKGEVTAEITSAKALTATQQKKLADTLAKKVGKDVKLEMHVDEALIGGLVVKLGSQMIDSSIRSKLSSLQNAMKEVG; this is encoded by the coding sequence GTGTCCGAGACGGCTTCGATATCCGCAAGCATCGCCGCGCGCTACGCATCAGCGCTCTTCGACCTCGCCAAGAGCGACAAGAAACTCAAAGCCTTGGAATCCGACGCCGAGACCCTCGGCGCGGCACTCGACGAGAGTGAGGATTTCCGGGATCTCATCTCCAACCCTGTCTACACCCGCGCCCAGCAGGAAGCCGGTGTGACGGCGGTGGCCAAGAAGATGGGGCTGGACGGGCTGACAGGCTCGACCCTGGGCCTGATGGCGCAAAAGCGCCGTCTGTTCGCCCTGCCCCAGCTGGTGAAGGCTCTCAAGGCGATGATCGCCGAGGAGAAGGGTGAAGTGACCGCCGAGATCACCTCGGCCAAGGCGCTCACCGCGACCCAGCAGAAGAAACTCGCCGATACCCTCGCTAAGAAGGTCGGCAAGGACGTGAAACTCGAGATGCACGTCGATGAAGCCCTGATTGGCGGCCTCGTCGTGAAGCTCGGCTCGCAGATGATCGACAGCTCGATCCGCTCGAAGCTGTCTTCCCTCCAGAACGCAATGAAAGAGGTCGGCTAA
- a CDS encoding methyltransferase domain-containing protein has product MHLDVLDLRNFYYRTQLGRVAQRAIRDQVVSLWPEAKAQTVVGYGFAVPLLRPYLADARRVMALMPGAQGVAPWPAGAPNHSVLVEEALWPLTTGMVDKLVCLHGLDTSDNPGRLLEEVHRVLGPGGRAIFIVPNRAGLWARRDVTPFGFGRPYSLSQLEALLRNNGFVPERHLAALFSPPSHRRFWVKSSNFWEKSGRRISSYLAGGVFILEASKRVYAPGGDVQKVRSRQRRPVLEGAVQPGAEPA; this is encoded by the coding sequence ATGCATCTGGACGTTCTCGATCTGAGAAACTTCTATTATCGCACCCAGCTAGGGCGCGTGGCGCAGCGGGCAATCCGGGATCAGGTTGTCAGCCTCTGGCCCGAGGCCAAGGCACAGACGGTGGTGGGCTATGGCTTTGCGGTGCCGCTGCTGCGCCCCTACCTCGCCGATGCCCGGCGGGTGATGGCGCTGATGCCGGGCGCGCAGGGTGTCGCTCCTTGGCCCGCGGGCGCCCCCAACCACTCGGTACTTGTAGAAGAGGCGCTCTGGCCGCTGACCACGGGAATGGTCGACAAGCTGGTGTGCCTCCACGGGCTGGATACCTCCGACAACCCGGGCCGCCTGTTGGAAGAGGTGCACCGGGTGCTCGGCCCCGGCGGGCGTGCGATCTTCATCGTGCCCAACCGCGCCGGGCTCTGGGCGCGGCGGGATGTGACCCCCTTCGGCTTTGGCCGCCCCTATTCGCTGAGCCAGCTGGAGGCGCTGCTGCGCAACAACGGGTTCGTGCCCGAGCGCCACCTCGCCGCCCTGTTCAGCCCGCCGAGCCATCGGCGGTTCTGGGTGAAGTCCTCGAACTTCTGGGAGAAGAGCGGGCGGCGGATTTCGAGCTATCTGGCCGGAGGCGTCTTCATTCTGGAAGCGAGCAAGCGGGTCTATGCGCCGGGAGGTGATGTGCAGAAGGTGCGGTCACGCCAGCGCAGGCCGGTTCTGGAGGGCGCAGTGCAGCCGGGGGCGGAGCCGGCGTGA
- the gloB gene encoding hydroxyacylglutathione hydrolase gives MPLEILTVPCLSDNYAYVVKGPDGVCLIDAPEAGPIIAALEQKGWTPGVLMITHHHNDHVGGVEDLREKYGLKVMGPKAEEAKLPPLDMALTEGMNGGEGEGYTEPLDVPGHTLGHMAFHFPNGGALFTADSLMALGCGRVFEGTMEQMHDSLQKLAALPPETMVYSGHEYTLGNAKFALTIDPENTALQERVKKVATLREAGEPTAQVTLAEELATNPFLRCGDAGIRATLAMENASDAEVFAEIRRRKDAF, from the coding sequence ATGCCCCTCGAAATCCTCACTGTCCCCTGCCTCTCCGACAACTACGCCTATGTGGTGAAGGGGCCGGACGGTGTGTGCCTGATCGACGCGCCCGAGGCCGGGCCGATCATCGCCGCGCTGGAGCAGAAGGGCTGGACGCCGGGCGTGCTGATGATCACCCACCACCACAACGATCACGTGGGCGGCGTGGAGGATCTGCGGGAGAAGTATGGCCTCAAGGTCATGGGCCCCAAGGCGGAGGAGGCCAAGCTGCCCCCGCTCGACATGGCGCTGACCGAGGGGATGAACGGCGGCGAGGGCGAGGGCTACACCGAGCCGCTCGACGTGCCCGGCCACACCCTGGGCCACATGGCCTTCCACTTCCCGAACGGCGGCGCACTCTTCACGGCCGACAGCCTGATGGCCCTCGGCTGCGGGCGGGTCTTTGAGGGGACGATGGAGCAGATGCACGACTCGCTCCAGAAGCTCGCCGCGCTCCCGCCGGAAACAATGGTCTATTCCGGGCACGAATATACGCTCGGCAACGCCAAATTCGCCCTCACCATCGACCCGGAGAACACGGCGCTTCAGGAAAGGGTGAAAAAAGTGGCAACTCTGCGCGAGGCAGGGGAGCCCACCGCTCAGGTCACCCTCGCCGAGGAACTGGCCACCAACCCGTTTCTGCGCTGCGGCGATGCAGGCATACGCGCCACACTCGCCATGGAAAACGCATCCGACGCCGAGGTTTTCGCCGAAATCCGGCGGAGAAAGGATGCTTTTTGA
- the clpA gene encoding ATP-dependent Clp protease ATP-binding subunit ClpA — MPSFSNTLEQAIHAALALANARRHELATLEHLLLALIDEPDAAKVMQACSVDLDELRSTLNDFIDEDLSTLVTEIEGSEAVPTAAFQRVIQRAAIHVQSSGRTEVTGANVLVAIFAERESNAAFFLQEQDMTRYDAVNFIAHGVAKDPAFGETRSVSGATDMEEEAASAETVNAEPEEKESALSKYCVDLNAKAKSGDVDPLIGRESEVERCIQVLCRRRKNNPLLVGDPGVGKTAIAEGLARKIVQGETPEVLAHSTIYSLDMGALLAGTRYRGDFEERLKAVVTDLEKHPDAVLFIDEIHTVIGAGATSGGAMDASNLLKPALQGGKLRCMGSTTYKEFRQHFEKDRALSRRFQKIDVTEPSVEDSVKILKGLKPYFEEHHDIKYTAEAIKSAVELSARYINDRKLPDKAIDVIDEAGAAQHLVAESKRRKTIGAKEIEAVVAKIARIPPKNVSKDDAEVLKDLEASLKRVVFGQDKAIMALSSAIKLARAGLREPEKPIGNYLFAGPTGVGKTEVAKQLASQLGVELLRFDMSEYMEKHAVSRLIGAPPGYVGFDQGGMLTDGVDQNPHCVLLLDEIEKAHPDVYNILLQVMDHGKLTDHNGRTTDFRNVILIMTSNAGAAEQAKEAIGFGRDRREGEDQAAIERTFTPEFRNRLDAVISFAPLGKSTILSVVEKFVLQLEAQLMDRDVTIELTPKAAEWLADKGYDDKMGARPLGRVIQENIKKPLAEELLFGRLMKGGIVKVGIKDGEIDLRIEEPAKARIGSRKKPPLLTAE, encoded by the coding sequence GTGCCATCGTTTTCGAACACCCTCGAGCAAGCAATCCACGCCGCGCTGGCGCTGGCCAATGCGCGCCGTCACGAGCTCGCAACGCTGGAGCATCTGCTGCTGGCGCTGATCGACGAGCCCGATGCCGCCAAGGTCATGCAGGCGTGCTCTGTCGATCTCGACGAGCTGCGCAGCACGCTCAATGATTTTATCGATGAGGACCTCTCGACTCTCGTCACCGAGATCGAGGGATCCGAGGCCGTGCCAACGGCCGCCTTCCAGCGCGTGATCCAGCGCGCTGCGATCCATGTTCAAAGCTCCGGCCGTACCGAGGTGACCGGCGCCAACGTGCTGGTCGCGATCTTCGCCGAGCGCGAGAGCAACGCCGCCTTCTTCCTGCAGGAGCAGGACATGACCCGCTATGACGCGGTGAACTTCATCGCCCACGGCGTGGCCAAGGATCCGGCATTCGGCGAGACCCGCTCGGTTTCCGGCGCGACCGACATGGAGGAGGAGGCTGCCTCCGCCGAAACCGTCAACGCCGAGCCGGAAGAGAAAGAGAGCGCGCTCTCCAAGTATTGCGTCGACCTGAACGCCAAGGCCAAGTCGGGCGATGTCGACCCGCTGATCGGCCGCGAGTCCGAGGTCGAGCGCTGCATCCAGGTGCTTTGCCGCCGCCGCAAGAACAACCCGCTGCTGGTGGGTGATCCGGGCGTCGGCAAAACCGCCATCGCCGAGGGCCTCGCCCGCAAGATCGTGCAGGGTGAAACCCCTGAGGTGCTGGCCCACTCCACCATCTACTCGCTCGACATGGGCGCGCTGCTGGCGGGCACCCGCTACCGGGGCGACTTCGAGGAGCGGCTTAAGGCTGTGGTGACCGACCTTGAAAAGCACCCCGACGCGGTGCTTTTCATCGACGAGATCCACACCGTCATCGGCGCAGGTGCCACCTCCGGCGGTGCGATGGATGCCTCCAACCTGCTGAAGCCCGCGCTTCAGGGCGGCAAACTGCGCTGCATGGGGTCCACCACCTACAAGGAGTTCCGCCAGCACTTCGAGAAGGACCGCGCGCTGAGCCGCCGGTTCCAGAAGATCGACGTGACCGAGCCTTCGGTGGAAGACAGCGTCAAGATCCTCAAGGGCCTCAAGCCCTATTTCGAGGAGCATCACGACATCAAATACACCGCCGAGGCGATCAAATCCGCGGTGGAGCTTTCGGCCCGTTACATCAACGACCGTAAGCTGCCTGACAAGGCGATCGACGTGATCGACGAGGCCGGTGCGGCCCAGCATCTGGTGGCCGAGAGCAAGCGCCGCAAGACCATCGGCGCCAAGGAGATCGAGGCCGTGGTGGCCAAGATCGCCCGCATCCCGCCCAAGAACGTCTCCAAGGACGATGCCGAGGTGCTGAAGGATCTGGAGGCCTCTCTCAAGCGCGTGGTCTTCGGGCAGGACAAGGCGATCATGGCCCTGTCCTCCGCCATCAAGCTGGCCCGTGCGGGTCTGCGCGAGCCCGAAAAGCCGATCGGCAACTACCTCTTCGCCGGCCCGACCGGTGTGGGTAAGACCGAGGTCGCCAAGCAGCTCGCCAGCCAGCTCGGCGTGGAGCTGCTGCGCTTCGACATGTCGGAATACATGGAGAAGCACGCGGTTTCGCGGCTCATCGGCGCCCCTCCGGGCTACGTGGGCTTCGACCAAGGCGGCATGCTGACCGATGGCGTCGACCAGAACCCGCATTGCGTGCTCCTGCTCGACGAGATCGAAAAGGCGCACCCGGATGTCTACAACATCCTCCTGCAGGTGATGGACCACGGCAAGCTGACCGATCACAACGGCCGGACGACCGATTTCCGCAACGTGATCCTGATCATGACCTCCAACGCGGGCGCTGCCGAGCAGGCCAAGGAGGCCATCGGCTTCGGGCGGGACCGCCGCGAGGGCGAGGATCAGGCCGCCATCGAGCGAACCTTCACGCCGGAATTCCGCAACCGTCTGGATGCGGTCATCAGCTTCGCGCCGCTGGGCAAATCCACCATCCTCTCGGTGGTCGAAAAGTTCGTGCTCCAGCTGGAGGCCCAGCTGATGGATCGTGACGTGACCATCGAGCTGACCCCCAAGGCCGCCGAATGGCTCGCCGACAAGGGCTATGACGACAAGATGGGCGCCCGCCCGCTGGGTCGCGTGATCCAGGAAAACATCAAGAAGCCGCTGGCCGAGGAGCTCTTGTTCGGCAGGCTGATGAAGGGCGGTATCGTCAAGGTCGGCATCAAGGATGGCGAGATCGATCTGCGCATCGAGGAGCCGGCCAAGGCCCGCATCGGGTCGCGCAAGAAGCCGCCACTGCTCACTGCGGAATGA
- a CDS encoding M23 family metallopeptidase yields the protein MALPFAFLALTLAATPLTAGPPLLGQPVDCTLGRDCYIQQYFDRDPDAGEVQDFNCGTLANDGHGGTDFAVPTLEAVAAGVTVVAAAPGTVLGTRDGMADVSSLAEDAPDLAGRDCGNGVMIDHGDGWTTQYCHLRQGSVVVETGQRVAMGTPLGLVGMSGRASFPHLHLTLRQGAEKVDPFAPDAAAACALPGAAAADAAPTTASPGGRTSLWLEAPPYVPGGLIAVGLTTEVPSIEEVRAGLRTAPVTPPKTPAMVIWAYSFAGAPGDEIEIIFEGPEGEIGRHTDVLDKAQPFVLRAYGKRTPAAGWSWGTYTGTVIHRRDGAELGRRYIQTEVN from the coding sequence TTGGCGCTCCCTTTCGCCTTTTTGGCCCTCACTCTCGCCGCCACACCCCTCACCGCAGGCCCGCCGCTGCTCGGCCAACCGGTGGACTGCACCTTGGGCCGCGACTGCTACATCCAGCAATATTTCGACCGTGATCCTGATGCCGGTGAGGTGCAGGATTTCAACTGCGGCACCCTCGCCAACGATGGCCACGGCGGCACCGATTTTGCCGTGCCCACGCTGGAGGCCGTGGCCGCAGGCGTCACCGTGGTCGCCGCCGCACCCGGCACCGTGCTGGGCACCCGCGACGGCATGGCCGATGTCTCCTCGCTCGCAGAGGATGCCCCTGATCTTGCCGGGCGCGATTGCGGCAATGGCGTGATGATCGACCATGGCGATGGCTGGACCACGCAGTATTGCCACCTGCGCCAAGGCTCCGTGGTGGTGGAGACCGGCCAGCGTGTGGCCATGGGCACGCCGCTCGGCCTCGTCGGCATGTCGGGCCGCGCCTCCTTTCCGCACCTGCATCTGACCCTCCGGCAAGGTGCTGAAAAGGTTGATCCTTTCGCCCCCGATGCCGCAGCCGCCTGCGCCCTTCCCGGCGCCGCCGCGGCAGATGCCGCGCCCACCACAGCCAGTCCCGGAGGCCGCACCAGCCTCTGGCTCGAGGCCCCGCCCTATGTGCCCGGCGGTCTCATCGCCGTGGGCCTCACCACCGAGGTGCCGAGCATCGAAGAGGTCCGCGCCGGGCTGCGCACCGCGCCCGTCACCCCGCCCAAGACACCGGCGATGGTGATCTGGGCCTACAGCTTTGCCGGCGCGCCGGGCGACGAGATCGAGATCATCTTCGAAGGTCCCGAGGGCGAGATCGGCCGCCATACCGATGTGCTGGACAAGGCCCAGCCTTTCGTGCTGCGGGCCTACGGCAAGCGCACGCCCGCCGCGGGCTGGTCATGGGGCACCTACACCGGCACGGTGATCCACCGCCGGGACGGCGCCGAACTGGGGCGCCGCTACATCCAGACCGAAGTGAACTAG
- a CDS encoding TIGR01459 family HAD-type hydrolase, translating into MSRVIGSLSEVAHQYDAAFVDLWGCVHNGVTAFPEAVAALQELRAAGKKVVLLTNAPRARAEVQKQLGQWGVPDDAWDVIATSGDSARAAMFRGAVGRKVWFIGQPFDLTFFEPLNLVKDPVEIERVEMEEAEGIVCTGPFDPHADPEEMRGPFLYAKQKGLKLLCANPDIVVDRGESREWCAGALAKLYTEMGGESLYFGKPHPPIYDLARARLAEVGGDPAGPILCIGDGVLTDVKGAMGEGLDCLFISGGLGALETGTAPGGQPVQEKLDEYLAHHQMATTYAIGFLR; encoded by the coding sequence TTGAGCCGGGTCATCGGATCGCTCTCGGAGGTCGCGCATCAGTATGACGCGGCCTTCGTCGACCTTTGGGGCTGCGTCCACAACGGGGTGACGGCCTTCCCCGAGGCGGTGGCGGCGCTGCAGGAGCTCCGCGCGGCGGGCAAGAAGGTGGTGCTGCTGACCAATGCGCCCCGCGCCCGCGCCGAGGTGCAAAAGCAGCTGGGCCAGTGGGGCGTGCCCGATGACGCATGGGACGTGATCGCCACCTCGGGCGACTCCGCCCGCGCGGCGATGTTCCGGGGCGCGGTGGGCCGCAAGGTCTGGTTCATCGGCCAGCCGTTCGACCTGACCTTCTTCGAGCCGCTGAATCTGGTGAAAGACCCGGTGGAGATTGAACGGGTGGAGATGGAAGAGGCCGAGGGCATCGTCTGCACCGGCCCGTTCGACCCGCATGCCGACCCCGAGGAGATGCGCGGCCCGTTCCTTTATGCCAAGCAGAAGGGGCTGAAACTGCTCTGCGCCAACCCCGATATCGTGGTGGACCGGGGCGAGAGCCGGGAATGGTGCGCAGGCGCGCTGGCCAAGCTTTACACCGAGATGGGGGGCGAGAGCCTTTACTTCGGCAAACCGCATCCGCCGATCTACGATCTTGCCCGCGCCCGTCTGGCCGAGGTGGGGGGCGACCCGGCTGGGCCGATCCTCTGCATTGGTGACGGGGTGCTGACCGATGTGAAGGGGGCGATGGGCGAGGGCCTCGATTGCCTGTTCATCTCCGGCGGCCTTGGCGCGCTGGAGACCGGCACCGCGCCGGGCGGCCAGCCGGTGCAGGAAAAGCTCGACGAATACCTCGCGCATCACCAGATGGCGACGACCTACGCGATCGGGTTTCTGCGCTAG